A part of Larkinella insperata genomic DNA contains:
- the topA gene encoding type I DNA topoisomerase — translation MSKNLVIVESPAKARTIEGYLGKDFVVKSSYGHVRDLPKDDMAIDIPNGFRPVYEVSPDKRQVISELKKLAKEAEEIWLATDDDREGEAISWHLKEALGLKEDTKRIVFHEITKKAIQNAIQSPRRIDIDLVNAQQARRVLDRLVGFELSPVLWKKIKSGSSMALSAGRVQSVAVRLIVEREREVDNHNTKSSYKVTAQFLVDNGRVLNAELPKSFATLEEARAFLEKCREAVFSIKNLETRPAKKSPAPPFTTSTLQQEASRKLSFSVLQTMTLAQKLYESGKISYMRTDSTNLSQEAIEKAKQAITNEFGEKYVHTRQYKTKSESAQEAHEAIRPTDFSVKAAGADRNEQRLYDLIWKRSIASQMADAQLERTTATIAISTASEELIAQGEVIKFDGFLKVYLESTDDEDEESKGMLPPLSIGQVLNMDQMKATQKFSRPAPRYTEASLVKKLEEMGIGRPSTYAPTISTIIKRQYVVKEDRPGKEREFKELTLKQGQIQEKTGKENYGSEKAKLFPTNMGLVVNDFLVEYFEGIVDYRFTANVEKEFDEIASGKMGWQDMIKNFYGDFHRNVETVQGAALTGAKPGSRELGLDPRSGKKVSARLGRYGAYVQIGEATDEDKPLFANLKKGQLIETITLEEALDLFSLPREVGFFEDKPMVIGIGKFGPYVKHDDKYVSLTKDDDPYTITAERTIELIQQKRVENINEAIGEFEGKLITTGKGRFGPYIKHDDKYISLPKGIFPATLTLDRAIELIQQKRQAESNKYIKEFPENTAVKVVNGMYGPYIAVGKRNVKIPKDVEPASLTLEDCLRLAGDTVPEEKTKAKKSTKAAVTTTAAAKKPAAKKAVAKKK, via the coding sequence ATGTCAAAAAACCTGGTTATCGTGGAATCACCCGCGAAGGCGAGGACCATTGAAGGGTATCTGGGTAAAGATTTCGTGGTGAAATCCAGCTACGGCCACGTACGGGATTTGCCGAAAGATGATATGGCGATTGACATCCCCAATGGCTTTCGTCCCGTCTACGAAGTCTCTCCTGACAAGCGTCAGGTTATCAGCGAATTAAAGAAATTAGCCAAGGAGGCCGAAGAAATCTGGCTGGCCACGGACGACGACCGTGAAGGCGAAGCCATTTCGTGGCACCTGAAAGAAGCGCTTGGTCTGAAAGAAGACACCAAACGGATTGTCTTTCACGAAATCACCAAAAAAGCCATTCAGAACGCCATTCAGTCGCCCCGCCGGATCGACATCGACCTGGTGAATGCGCAGCAGGCCCGGCGGGTCCTCGACCGGCTGGTGGGTTTCGAGCTGTCGCCGGTTTTGTGGAAAAAAATTAAATCGGGTAGCTCCATGGCCCTGTCGGCGGGTCGGGTGCAGTCGGTTGCGGTGCGGCTCATTGTGGAACGCGAACGCGAGGTCGACAACCACAACACCAAATCCAGCTACAAGGTAACGGCGCAGTTTCTGGTCGACAACGGCCGTGTGCTGAACGCCGAACTGCCCAAGAGCTTTGCGACCCTGGAGGAAGCGCGGGCCTTTCTGGAAAAATGCCGTGAGGCCGTTTTCTCGATTAAAAATCTGGAAACCCGGCCCGCCAAGAAATCACCGGCCCCGCCGTTTACGACCTCAACGCTGCAACAGGAAGCTTCCCGGAAGCTGTCCTTCTCGGTGTTGCAAACCATGACGCTGGCCCAGAAACTGTACGAAAGCGGTAAAATTTCGTACATGCGGACCGACTCAACCAATCTTTCGCAGGAAGCCATTGAGAAGGCCAAGCAGGCCATCACGAATGAATTTGGTGAAAAGTACGTGCACACCCGCCAGTATAAAACCAAGTCTGAGTCGGCGCAGGAAGCCCACGAAGCCATCCGGCCTACGGATTTTTCGGTGAAAGCTGCCGGGGCAGATCGCAACGAACAACGGCTGTACGACCTGATCTGGAAACGCTCGATTGCCTCGCAGATGGCCGACGCGCAGTTGGAGCGGACCACGGCCACCATTGCCATTTCAACCGCATCCGAGGAGCTGATCGCCCAGGGTGAGGTCATTAAATTTGACGGTTTTCTGAAAGTTTACCTGGAATCGACCGACGACGAGGACGAAGAAAGCAAAGGCATGTTGCCCCCGCTGTCCATCGGTCAGGTCCTGAACATGGACCAGATGAAAGCCACCCAGAAATTCAGCCGCCCGGCCCCGCGCTACACGGAAGCGAGTCTGGTGAAAAAACTGGAGGAAATGGGCATCGGCCGTCCGTCGACTTACGCCCCCACGATCTCGACGATCATCAAACGGCAATATGTCGTCAAGGAAGACCGTCCGGGCAAAGAACGGGAGTTCAAGGAATTGACCCTGAAGCAGGGCCAGATTCAGGAGAAAACCGGCAAGGAAAATTACGGTTCCGAAAAAGCCAAGCTGTTTCCGACCAACATGGGGCTGGTGGTTAATGACTTTCTGGTTGAATACTTTGAAGGCATCGTTGACTACCGGTTTACGGCGAACGTCGAAAAAGAGTTTGATGAGATTGCCAGCGGCAAAATGGGTTGGCAGGACATGATCAAAAACTTTTACGGCGACTTCCACCGGAACGTCGAAACCGTACAGGGCGCGGCTCTGACGGGGGCGAAACCGGGCAGCCGGGAACTGGGCCTCGATCCGCGTTCGGGCAAAAAAGTATCCGCCCGGCTGGGCCGCTACGGCGCGTACGTGCAGATCGGAGAAGCCACCGACGAGGATAAACCGTTGTTTGCCAACCTAAAAAAAGGCCAATTGATCGAAACCATTACCCTGGAAGAAGCCCTCGATTTGTTTTCGCTGCCGCGCGAAGTCGGCTTTTTTGAAGATAAACCGATGGTGATCGGGATCGGTAAATTTGGCCCGTACGTCAAACACGACGATAAATACGTTTCGCTGACGAAAGATGATGACCCCTATACCATTACGGCCGAAAGGACCATCGAACTGATTCAGCAGAAGCGGGTCGAAAACATCAACGAAGCCATCGGCGAATTTGAAGGTAAACTCATTACGACCGGCAAAGGTCGTTTTGGTCCGTACATCAAACACGACGATAAGTACATTTCGCTGCCCAAAGGAATATTCCCCGCTACGCTGACTCTGGACCGGGCCATCGAACTGATTCAGCAGAAACGGCAGGCGGAAAGCAATAAATACATTAAAGAGTTTCCCGAGAATACGGCGGTGAAAGTGGTCAATGGCATGTATGGCCCCTACATCGCGGTTGGCAAACGCAACGTTAAAATTCCGAAAGACGTTGAACCGGCTTCGCTAACACTGGAAGATTGCCTCCGACTGGCGGGTGACACCGTTCCGGAGGAAAAAACCAAAGCGAAGAAAAGCACCAAAGCGGCTGTAACCACTACCGCTGCCGCCAAGAAACCAGCGGCCAAAAAAGCCGTTGCCAAAAAGAAGTAA
- a CDS encoding aconitate hydratase: protein MAFDFDMIQRVYDGFGERVEAARQVVGRPLTLSEKILYAHLSAGIPQKAYNRGKDYVDFAPDRVAMQDATAQMALLQFMQAGRPQVAVPSTVHCDHLIQAEVGAVQDLENANNKNREVYDFLSSISDKYGIGFWKPGAGIIHQVVLENYAFPGGLMIGTDSHTPNAGGLGMIAIGVGGADACDVMAGLPWELKMPKLIGVKLTGKLSGWASAKDIILRVAGILTVKGGTGCIVEYFGDGADSLSATGKATICNMGAEIGATTSIFAFDEKMADYLRTTDRADVAEAANAVRQYLRSDDEVYADPATYYDQVIEINLSELEPHVNGPYTPDLAWPLSKFAQAVKENGWPEKLDVGLIGSCTNSSYEDLTRAASVAQQAISKNLKTHSEYTVTPGSELVRYTTERDGLLDTFEKIGGVVLANACGPCIGQWARHIDDPNRKNSIITSFNRNFAKRNDGLANTHAFVASPELVTAMAIAGSLTFNPMTDKLTNEAGEEVMLDEPQGIELPVNGFAVEDAGYQAPAEDGSGVQVVVSPTSDRLQLLESFKAWEGTDLTGLKLLIKAKGKCTTDHISMAGPWLKYRGHLDNISNNMLIGAVNYYNEKTNTVKNQLTGEFGEVPAVQRAYKAAGIGSIVVGDENYGEGSSREHAAMEPRFLAVRAILVKSFARIHETNLKKQGMLALTFADPDDYDDIREDDTIDILGLTEFTPNGQLTIRLNHADGTTQEFQVNHTYNETQIEWFKAGSALNLIKQKQNA, encoded by the coding sequence ATGGCTTTTGATTTTGACATGATTCAGCGCGTATACGACGGTTTTGGCGAACGTGTCGAAGCAGCCCGGCAAGTGGTGGGTCGTCCCCTCACGTTGTCGGAAAAAATATTGTACGCTCACCTCAGTGCCGGTATTCCCCAGAAGGCTTACAACCGCGGTAAGGACTACGTTGACTTTGCGCCCGACCGGGTGGCAATGCAGGACGCAACGGCCCAGATGGCCCTCTTGCAGTTCATGCAGGCGGGTCGTCCGCAGGTGGCGGTACCGTCGACGGTGCACTGCGATCACCTGATTCAGGCCGAAGTGGGCGCCGTTCAGGATCTTGAAAATGCCAACAATAAAAACCGGGAAGTGTACGACTTCCTGTCGTCTATATCCGATAAATACGGCATCGGTTTCTGGAAACCGGGGGCCGGGATTATCCACCAGGTTGTGCTCGAAAATTATGCCTTTCCGGGCGGTTTGATGATCGGTACGGACTCCCACACTCCCAATGCCGGTGGTCTGGGTATGATCGCTATCGGGGTAGGTGGTGCCGATGCCTGCGACGTAATGGCCGGTTTGCCCTGGGAACTGAAAATGCCGAAACTGATCGGCGTGAAACTAACCGGGAAGTTATCGGGCTGGGCCTCGGCGAAAGACATTATCCTGCGGGTGGCCGGTATCCTGACTGTAAAAGGCGGAACGGGCTGTATCGTGGAATACTTTGGCGACGGAGCGGATAGCCTGTCGGCTACCGGAAAGGCCACCATTTGTAACATGGGAGCTGAAATCGGCGCTACAACGTCAATTTTTGCCTTCGATGAAAAGATGGCGGATTACTTACGGACCACCGACCGGGCGGATGTGGCGGAAGCCGCTAATGCCGTGCGTCAGTACCTGCGTTCGGACGACGAAGTATACGCCGATCCGGCCACGTATTACGATCAGGTAATCGAAATCAATCTGTCGGAACTCGAACCGCACGTCAACGGCCCATACACGCCGGATTTGGCATGGCCGCTGTCGAAATTCGCGCAGGCGGTTAAGGAAAATGGCTGGCCCGAAAAACTGGATGTTGGTCTGATCGGTTCGTGTACCAACTCTTCGTACGAAGACTTGACCCGGGCCGCTTCCGTGGCGCAGCAGGCCATTTCGAAAAACCTCAAAACGCATTCGGAATACACGGTAACCCCGGGCTCGGAACTGGTTCGCTACACAACCGAGCGCGATGGTTTGCTGGATACATTTGAAAAAATTGGTGGGGTCGTGCTGGCCAATGCCTGCGGGCCCTGTATCGGCCAGTGGGCGCGGCACATCGACGACCCGAACCGTAAAAACTCCATCATTACCTCCTTCAACCGGAACTTTGCCAAGCGGAACGACGGTCTGGCCAATACCCACGCGTTTGTGGCATCGCCGGAACTGGTGACGGCTATGGCCATTGCCGGTAGCCTGACGTTCAATCCGATGACGGACAAACTGACCAACGAAGCGGGTGAAGAAGTGATGCTGGACGAACCGCAGGGAATCGAGTTGCCCGTCAACGGTTTTGCCGTGGAAGATGCGGGTTACCAGGCACCGGCCGAAGACGGCAGCGGGGTGCAGGTTGTGGTGAGTCCGACTTCGGACCGTTTGCAACTGCTCGAATCGTTCAAAGCCTGGGAAGGCACCGACCTGACCGGCCTGAAACTGCTGATCAAGGCAAAAGGCAAGTGTACGACTGACCATATTTCGATGGCGGGTCCGTGGCTGAAATACCGCGGTCACCTCGACAACATCTCCAACAACATGCTGATTGGGGCGGTCAACTACTACAACGAGAAAACCAATACCGTAAAAAATCAGCTGACGGGTGAGTTCGGCGAAGTGCCAGCGGTTCAGCGGGCTTACAAAGCCGCCGGTATTGGTTCAATCGTGGTGGGTGATGAAAACTACGGGGAAGGGTCGTCACGGGAGCACGCAGCCATGGAGCCGCGGTTCCTGGCTGTGCGGGCCATCCTGGTGAAATCATTCGCCCGGATTCACGAAACCAACCTGAAAAAACAAGGAATGCTGGCCCTGACGTTTGCCGATCCGGACGATTATGATGATATCCGGGAAGACGACACCATCGACATCCTGGGCCTGACGGAATTTACTCCGAACGGCCAGTTGACGATCCGGTTGAACCACGCGGATGGTACGACTCAGGAGTTCCAGGTGAATCATACCTACAATGAAACGCAGATTGAGTGGTTTAAAGCCGGATCGGCCTTGAACCTCATCAAGCAGAAGCAAAACGCCTAA
- a CDS encoding LytR/AlgR family response regulator transcription factor produces MDVLVIEDEELAVRKLTKLLQDVDHSIRIVGTAASVRASVQWLQTNTSPDLILMDIELADGQSFEIFEQTPVVSPVIFTTSYDEYALRAFKVNSIDYLLKPIKRHELEASLAKHRKLHTQAEPETGGGRMAIEALVQQLRQQIQPTEYRKRFLVKHLSQWMPIEISEIAYFYSEEGVSLFRTRHNQKFSVDYTLDELEAMLDPTQFFRANRQFIVDINCVQQIHPYFNNKLKLTLKPSPDEEVLVSRERATEFKKWMGK; encoded by the coding sequence ATGGATGTACTGGTAATTGAAGATGAAGAACTGGCGGTTCGCAAGCTAACGAAGCTCTTACAGGATGTCGATCATTCCATACGAATTGTCGGCACAGCCGCCAGTGTGCGCGCATCGGTGCAATGGTTGCAAACGAACACCTCGCCCGATCTGATTCTGATGGATATTGAACTGGCCGACGGCCAGAGCTTTGAAATATTTGAGCAGACGCCCGTGGTATCCCCGGTCATTTTTACCACCTCCTACGACGAGTACGCCCTGCGCGCTTTCAAGGTCAACAGCATCGATTACCTGCTGAAGCCCATCAAGCGCCACGAACTCGAAGCCAGTCTGGCCAAACACCGGAAACTCCACACGCAGGCCGAACCCGAAACCGGCGGGGGCCGAATGGCCATTGAAGCCCTCGTGCAGCAACTCCGGCAGCAGATTCAGCCGACGGAATACCGCAAACGGTTTCTGGTCAAGCACCTGTCGCAGTGGATGCCCATTGAAATTTCTGAAATCGCGTATTTTTATTCGGAAGAAGGCGTCAGCCTGTTTCGGACCCGCCACAACCAGAAGTTCTCGGTCGACTACACCCTCGACGAACTCGAAGCCATGCTCGATCCCACGCAGTTTTTCCGGGCCAACCGGCAGTTTATCGTTGATATCAACTGCGTCCAGCAGATCCACCCTTATTTCAACAACAAATTGAAGCTGACGCTGAAACCGTCGCCGGATGAGGAAGTGCTGGTCAGCCGCGAACGGGCAACCGAATTCAAGAAGTGGATGGGAAAGTGA
- a CDS encoding sensor histidine kinase — protein sequence MTYEIWQPLFIGMVISILLLNVVQWVTFRERIYGLYTLYMLAWLMYFVFRVPEIRDLLGLTPTDWSFARVCAPMLAYLVYFSFTDAFIGLRKRLPVLYRVLHYARLGIMGYCLLQGWICYLAADTYPRLYNTAHDVGRVLMIGLAIYAIYKIIKLDDVIARYFVVGSAFLLLGATLAMILTFLDEASEEIVYFWQAPITPMQMGIILELICFSLGLGYRQRQAAIRTAVLEQKIERQQEKHERKQLEAELAVQQLRQEMSEVQMRALQSQLNPHFLFNSLNSLSSLIVEEPAKAEQFVDEMASVYRYILQTHDFELTTLKRELNFIHSYLHLMQTRYGRGIAYTIEVADDFLVDQLPPLTLQLLIENAVKHNIVSGDKPLKIYIGTTESGWLIIRNNLQRRSVDRVKSTKKGLLNILTKYKMLGQPTPTVQETDDEFIVTLPLIR from the coding sequence ATGACGTATGAAATCTGGCAGCCTCTGTTTATCGGTATGGTTATATCGATATTGCTGCTGAACGTTGTCCAGTGGGTAACGTTTCGGGAGCGGATATACGGGTTGTACACGCTCTACATGCTGGCCTGGCTGATGTACTTCGTTTTTCGGGTTCCCGAAATCCGCGACCTGCTGGGTCTTACCCCAACCGATTGGAGCTTTGCCCGGGTCTGCGCGCCCATGCTGGCTTACCTGGTTTACTTCAGTTTTACCGATGCCTTTATTGGGTTACGAAAGCGGCTGCCGGTTTTATACCGGGTGCTGCACTACGCCCGCCTTGGCATCATGGGGTACTGCCTGCTCCAAGGCTGGATTTGCTACCTTGCGGCAGACACCTATCCGCGGCTGTACAACACGGCGCACGATGTCGGCCGGGTGTTGATGATCGGACTGGCGATCTACGCGATTTATAAAATCATCAAGTTGGATGATGTCATCGCGCGGTACTTCGTGGTGGGATCGGCATTTTTGCTGCTGGGGGCAACCCTGGCCATGATCCTGACTTTTCTGGACGAAGCCTCGGAGGAAATTGTCTACTTCTGGCAGGCACCCATTACCCCCATGCAGATGGGCATTATTCTCGAATTGATCTGCTTTTCGCTGGGACTGGGCTACCGGCAGCGGCAAGCCGCCATTCGAACGGCCGTTCTGGAGCAGAAAATCGAACGGCAGCAGGAAAAACACGAGCGTAAACAACTGGAAGCTGAGCTGGCCGTGCAACAACTCCGGCAGGAAATGTCCGAAGTGCAGATGCGGGCGTTGCAGTCGCAGCTGAATCCGCATTTTCTCTTTAATTCGTTGAATTCATTGTCGTCACTGATTGTCGAGGAACCCGCTAAGGCCGAGCAGTTTGTGGATGAAATGGCGAGTGTGTACCGGTACATCCTGCAAACCCACGATTTTGAACTGACCACACTGAAACGGGAGCTGAATTTTATCCACTCATATTTGCACCTGATGCAAACCCGCTACGGCCGCGGCATCGCCTATACCATTGAGGTTGCGGATGATTTTCTGGTTGACCAGCTGCCGCCCCTGACGCTCCAGCTGCTGATTGAAAATGCCGTCAAGCACAACATCGTGTCGGGCGACAAACCCCTGAAAATTTATATTGGCACCACCGAGTCTGGATGGCTCATTATCCGCAATAATCTACAGCGTCGGTCCGTCGATCGGGTGAAATCCACCAAGAAAGGTTTGCTCAACATCCTCACAAAGTACAAAATGCTGGGTCAGCCCACGCCAACCGTTCAGGAAACCGACGACGAGTTTATCGTCACGCTGCCCTTGATCCGGTAA
- a CDS encoding NADH:flavin oxidoreductase: protein MSQIPAFFDTIALGRHRLSNRFVVAPMTRISATDAGVPTPAMSDYYEAFATGGFAAIITEGTYTDALFSISNPNQPGLVTADQLAGWQRVVERVKTHPTVFIAQLMHAGALSQVLTKTVAPSAIKPLGKPSASSGGNSAFVVPEAMTPAMIQTVMAGYVQAARNAVLAGFDGVEIHGANGYLPDQFLTAYTNHRTDQYGGSVANRFRFVADIIEAVRAAVPSGFLVGLRLSEGKVNNLAYRWEEGADMARAVFAEVRKAAPDYLHIAAEGGGWMRECLYPDGSSSTGIARQLLDCPVIANGGLHDLNLASQLLTEGHADLLAIGRYAIANPDFPQKIRRGDKLIPFRNEMIKPSVSLENTRQYFGQRTCQVD, encoded by the coding sequence ATGAGCCAGATTCCCGCTTTCTTCGACACCATTGCGCTGGGCCGTCACCGGCTGTCCAACCGGTTTGTGGTAGCCCCCATGACCCGCATCAGCGCCACCGACGCGGGTGTTCCGACCCCGGCCATGAGCGACTATTACGAAGCGTTCGCAACCGGCGGTTTTGCCGCCATCATCACGGAAGGCACTTACACCGACGCGCTTTTTTCCATCTCCAACCCTAACCAACCCGGCCTGGTGACTGCCGACCAACTTGCTGGCTGGCAGCGGGTTGTGGAGCGCGTAAAAACGCACCCGACGGTTTTCATTGCCCAGTTGATGCACGCCGGGGCCCTGTCGCAGGTGCTGACCAAAACCGTAGCGCCTTCAGCCATCAAACCGCTCGGCAAACCGTCGGCTTCGTCCGGTGGCAACTCGGCCTTCGTCGTACCGGAAGCCATGACGCCCGCAATGATCCAGACGGTAATGGCGGGTTACGTTCAGGCGGCCCGCAATGCCGTGCTAGCGGGTTTCGACGGGGTAGAAATCCACGGAGCCAACGGCTATCTGCCGGATCAGTTTCTGACGGCTTACACCAACCACCGCACCGACCAGTACGGCGGCAGCGTCGCCAATCGGTTCCGGTTTGTGGCCGACATTATTGAAGCCGTCCGGGCGGCCGTACCGAGCGGTTTTCTCGTCGGATTACGGTTGTCGGAAGGCAAAGTAAACAACCTGGCCTACCGCTGGGAAGAAGGGGCTGACATGGCCCGGGCGGTTTTCGCCGAAGTCCGGAAAGCCGCGCCGGACTACCTGCACATTGCCGCCGAAGGCGGGGGCTGGATGCGGGAATGTCTTTACCCCGACGGCAGTTCCTCCACCGGTATTGCCCGCCAGCTGCTGGATTGCCCGGTTATTGCCAACGGCGGTCTGCACGACCTGAATCTGGCCAGCCAGCTTCTGACCGAAGGCCACGCCGACCTGCTGGCCATTGGACGGTACGCCATTGCCAATCCGGACTTTCCGCAAAAAATCAGGCGGGGCGACAAACTGATTCCCTTCCGCAACGAGATGATCAAACCGTCGGTTTCCCTGGAAAATACCCGGCAGTATTTCGGTCAACGGACCTGCCAGGTAGACTGA
- a CDS encoding EamA family transporter — MWVLFSLLAALSSAVVVTLSKAGIKNVNPSLAFAIQSICILVVSWSVVIGQGMVAEVSRIDRKVWIYLIVAGVVTCISSLLSFRALKLTDAARASPLDKISLVFTIILAVFFLKEKVNAQLIIGAVLMAIGAVMIALSR, encoded by the coding sequence ATGTGGGTACTTTTTTCTCTTCTGGCGGCTTTGTCATCGGCGGTCGTTGTGACGCTATCAAAAGCAGGTATTAAGAATGTTAATCCCAGTCTGGCCTTCGCTATCCAGTCCATCTGCATTCTGGTTGTGTCCTGGAGCGTAGTGATCGGACAGGGAATGGTTGCTGAGGTGAGCCGCATCGATCGCAAGGTCTGGATTTACCTGATCGTGGCGGGCGTGGTTACCTGCATCTCATCCCTGCTTTCGTTTCGGGCGCTGAAACTGACCGATGCCGCCCGGGCCTCTCCGCTGGACAAGATTTCCTTGGTGTTCACCATCATTCTCGCCGTATTTTTTTTGAAAGAAAAAGTCAATGCCCAGCTCATCATCGGGGCCGTTTTGATGGCTATCGGGGCGGTAATGATTGCGCTGTCGCGGTGA
- a CDS encoding Crp/Fnr family transcriptional regulator: protein MQRVLFNIERVTNPTAEEKAALERIIHPRVLAPNEIYVRAGDLCKTIAFIEKGCGRLFYEVDGWEVSKEFVFENSLLGSFVGFFTQKPSNVNVATLEETHLLEMNFEDVMHLCRTYPTWQRFATLLLQDQLTRVERREASLLRDAPEDRYRRLLQEHPKVLNRIPGEFVASYLGITPETLGRYRAGVGV, encoded by the coding sequence ATGCAGCGCGTCCTGTTCAACATTGAACGAGTTACCAACCCCACCGCTGAAGAAAAAGCTGCCCTCGAACGCATCATTCATCCCCGTGTGCTGGCGCCCAACGAGATTTACGTCCGGGCGGGTGATCTCTGTAAGACGATCGCTTTTATCGAAAAAGGCTGCGGACGGCTGTTCTACGAAGTCGACGGTTGGGAAGTTTCCAAAGAATTTGTTTTCGAAAACTCGTTGCTGGGTTCCTTTGTCGGTTTTTTTACCCAGAAACCGTCAAACGTAAACGTGGCTACGCTGGAGGAAACGCACCTGCTCGAGATGAACTTCGAGGATGTGATGCACCTCTGCCGAACCTATCCGACCTGGCAGCGATTTGCCACGCTGCTCCTGCAGGACCAGTTGACGCGGGTCGAAAGGCGGGAAGCTTCCCTGCTGCGAGATGCGCCCGAGGACCGGTACCGCCGGTTGTTGCAGGAGCATCCGAAAGTCTTAAACCGTATCCCGGGAGAATTTGTCGCCAGTTACCTGGGAATTACGCCCGAAACCCTGGGCCGATACCGGGCGGGTGTGGGCGTTTGA
- a CDS encoding DAPG hydrolase family protein, translating to MAWKLPPNREINWIRKPLQSARTQCKTLPYGSFELRIEHDIIRGVTPDMLNWWFHHIGGSMNVNGVEYPRYLVWHPIDHIHWELAKPAPGGGAGVGASFRIVEAFGGNRHHLIDSVEEVIKLDSEGITLIRRILGVEVFRLAHRFVAVEGGTRYLSRMQVGAENRLGQWLLNPLLHRFVFTRDMGPAWLTHNVEEVGNFESFLPELYAAHRFAFS from the coding sequence ATGGCCTGGAAACTGCCCCCCAACCGGGAAATCAACTGGATCAGAAAACCGCTCCAGAGCGCCCGGACGCAGTGCAAGACGCTGCCTTACGGGAGCTTCGAACTGCGGATTGAACACGATATCATCCGGGGCGTTACGCCCGACATGCTAAACTGGTGGTTTCACCACATCGGGGGCTCAATGAACGTGAACGGTGTGGAATACCCCCGCTACCTGGTCTGGCACCCCATCGACCATATTCACTGGGAATTGGCCAAACCCGCGCCCGGTGGGGGAGCGGGCGTTGGGGCGTCGTTCCGCATCGTGGAAGCGTTTGGCGGCAATAGGCACCACCTGATCGACAGTGTGGAGGAAGTGATTAAACTGGACTCGGAAGGCATCACGCTCATCCGCCGGATACTGGGCGTGGAAGTGTTCCGGCTGGCCCATCGGTTCGTTGCCGTCGAAGGGGGAACCCGGTACCTGTCGCGGATGCAGGTGGGCGCCGAAAACCGGCTGGGGCAGTGGCTGCTGAACCCGTTGCTGCACCGGTTTGTGTTTACGCGCGACATGGGACCGGCCTGGCTAACCCACAACGTCGAAGAAGTCGGCAATTTTGAATCCTTCCTGCCGGAGCTGTACGCTGCGCATCGGTTTGCTTTTTCGTGA
- a CDS encoding FAD-dependent monooxygenase, protein MKNLQRFTIIGGGIAGLTTAIALRKAGIRATLFEAAPTVKAVGAGLALAANAVRAFQKLGIAAAVLPAGRLLDAFVILDERGRTITRTDSRAISQKYGTDNFAIHRAALHQALLNQLTDCPIVLGKRAVSIDQSSQGCLIYFDDGTVHQTDYLIVADGIHSAIRKQLLPDSLPRYAGYTAWRSVVDSTGLNLTEATETWGAKGRVGIVPLANHKIYWFATTNAPAKDPRFRAFTVRDLVEQFGGYHAPIPEIISRTKEENLLWNDIMDLKPLSRYAFGNVVLLGDAAHATTPNLGQGACQAIEDAVVLADELTRTDRVPDAFRRFEQRRLKRTRFIIENSRRVGQVAQLQNPVLATLRNGLFRMLPARVNERQLETLYKVDF, encoded by the coding sequence ATGAAAAACCTACAGCGTTTTACCATCATCGGGGGCGGCATTGCGGGCCTGACCACCGCCATCGCCCTGCGCAAAGCCGGCATCCGGGCCACTTTGTTTGAAGCCGCTCCAACCGTCAAAGCCGTTGGGGCCGGACTGGCGCTGGCCGCCAATGCCGTCCGTGCTTTTCAAAAACTGGGCATCGCTGCTGCCGTGCTGCCCGCCGGTCGTTTGCTGGATGCATTTGTGATTCTCGACGAACGGGGCCGGACCATCACGCGAACCGACAGCCGGGCCATCAGCCAAAAATACGGTACTGACAACTTCGCCATTCACCGGGCCGCGTTGCACCAGGCGCTGCTCAACCAGTTGACGGATTGCCCGATTGTGCTGGGCAAACGGGCCGTTTCCATCGACCAGAGCAGCCAAGGATGCCTGATTTATTTTGACGACGGAACCGTGCACCAGACCGACTACCTGATTGTGGCCGACGGCATCCACTCGGCCATCCGCAAGCAGTTGCTGCCCGATTCCCTGCCGCGTTACGCGGGCTATACGGCCTGGCGGTCGGTGGTCGACAGCACCGGCCTGAACCTGACGGAAGCCACCGAGACCTGGGGCGCGAAGGGCCGGGTGGGTATCGTTCCGCTGGCGAATCATAAAATTTACTGGTTTGCCACCACCAACGCTCCGGCCAAAGACCCCCGTTTCCGGGCGTTTACAGTCCGCGATCTGGTTGAACAATTTGGCGGGTATCACGCGCCGATTCCGGAAATCATTTCCCGCACGAAAGAAGAAAATCTACTCTGGAACGATATTATGGACCTGAAACCGTTGTCCCGGTATGCGTTCGGCAACGTAGTGCTGCTGGGCGACGCGGCCCACGCTACAACGCCCAACCTGGGGCAGGGAGCCTGCCAGGCCATCGAAGATGCGGTCGTGCTGGCCGATGAACTGACCCGTACCGACCGGGTCCCGGATGCTTTTCGGCGGTTTGAGCAACGGCGATTGAAACGGACCCGATTTATCATCGAAAATTCCCGGCGCGTTGGTCAGGTCGCTCAACTGCAAAATCCCGTGCTGGCCACCCTGCGAAACGGGTTGTTCCGAATGCTGCCCGCCCGCGTAAACGAACGACAACTGGAAACGCTGTATAAAGTTGACTTTTAA